A DNA window from Niabella yanshanensis contains the following coding sequences:
- the cysK gene encoding cysteine synthase A — MKAQNILQTIGNTPHVQINHLFGNNHKVWIKLEKANPGGSIKDRIALAMIEDAEQKGLLHKDSVIIEPTSGNTGIGLALVAAVKGYKLILVMPESMSVERRKLMSVYGAEFVLTPRERGMTGAIEKANELAAATPHAWVPQQFTNEANTAIHRKTTAAEILQDFPEGIDYLITGVGTGGHITGVAEILKEQFPNLKVFAVEPELSPVISGGAPGPHPLQGLGAGFIPGILKTEVLDGAIAVGKDESFDYAKRLAREEGIFVGISTGAALAAVAKKLPEIPEGATILTFNYDTGERYLSIEGLY; from the coding sequence TTGAAAGCACAAAACATCCTGCAAACAATTGGTAATACGCCACATGTTCAAATCAACCACCTTTTTGGCAATAACCATAAGGTATGGATCAAGCTGGAAAAAGCCAACCCCGGCGGCAGCATTAAGGACCGTATCGCTTTGGCGATGATTGAAGATGCCGAGCAAAAAGGTTTATTACATAAGGATTCGGTTATTATTGAACCTACCAGTGGGAATACGGGTATCGGGTTGGCCCTGGTTGCGGCGGTAAAAGGATATAAATTAATACTGGTGATGCCGGAAAGCATGAGCGTGGAGCGCCGGAAACTGATGAGTGTGTATGGCGCTGAATTTGTATTGACACCACGTGAGAGAGGTATGACCGGAGCGATTGAAAAAGCCAATGAACTGGCCGCCGCTACGCCTCATGCCTGGGTTCCTCAGCAATTTACTAATGAAGCCAATACAGCCATTCACCGTAAAACAACAGCAGCTGAAATACTGCAGGATTTTCCGGAGGGCATAGACTACCTGATCACAGGTGTTGGTACCGGTGGCCACATAACCGGCGTTGCCGAAATCTTAAAAGAGCAATTTCCTAACCTTAAAGTGTTTGCTGTAGAGCCTGAATTATCACCCGTTATCAGTGGCGGTGCACCGGGCCCGCATCCTTTGCAGGGTCTTGGAGCCGGTTTTATTCCAGGCATTTTAAAAACCGAAGTTCTGGACGGCGCCATCGCCGTAGGAAAAGATGAGTCTTTCGATTATGCTAAAAGATTGGCCAGAGAAGAGGGGATTTTTGTGGGGATCTCCACCGGCGCGGCATTAGCAGCGGTTGCAAAAAAGCTCCCTGAAATTCCGGAAGGCGCTACCATACTTACTTTCAACTATGACACGGGCGAGCGGTATTTGAGCATTGAAGGACTCTATTAG
- a CDS encoding acyl-CoA dehydrogenase family protein: MSAANDTKELIKGAEWLIKESSPASTFTSEQFNEEELMIRDMCTQFLAAEVMPILDRIDSLEEGLMKSLVQKAGDQGLLAGAFPEEYGGLGKDFITSTIINEYLGAGHSFSVAIAAHTGIGTLPILYFGTEEQKQKYIPKLITGEWAGAYGLTEPNAGSDALSSKTTAKLSEDGKHYILNGQKCWITNGGFAQVYTVFARVVGEDGQAGFTGFIVERGTEGFTNGPEEHKMGIKGSSTVQLYFQDAKVPVENVLGEIGKGHKIAFNILNIGRLKLCAAALGGAKMAFEISVQYAKTREQFKQPIANFGAIKHKIAEMAIRIFAAESALYRTAKWIDEWEKKLLEEGKPFNESLLGAAEEYAIECAILKVYGSELLDFVVDEGVQIHGGNGFSAEYNISRAYRDSRINRIYEGTNEINRLLTLDMTLKRAMQGRLNLMGPAMEVQKELMSIPDFGDGDETPFTAERKLIANFKKAILMVSGAAVQKLMMQIESEQEVLMNIADMAIQTFHAESTLLRVMKIAEEKGIEKAALHIDIMQTYLYDAADTINKSGKDAVNAFAEGDEHRMILMGLKRFTKAGPFNAKAARRRIADAALNSGKYHF, encoded by the coding sequence ATGAGTGCCGCCAATGATACCAAAGAATTAATAAAAGGAGCCGAATGGCTGATTAAAGAATCGTCGCCCGCTTCCACTTTTACCAGCGAGCAATTTAATGAAGAGGAATTGATGATCCGTGATATGTGCACACAGTTTCTTGCAGCAGAAGTAATGCCTATTTTAGACCGGATTGACAGCCTCGAAGAGGGCCTGATGAAATCGCTGGTGCAAAAAGCCGGAGACCAGGGGCTGCTGGCAGGTGCATTTCCTGAAGAATACGGTGGACTGGGCAAGGATTTTATCACTTCTACGATCATCAACGAATACCTAGGTGCCGGCCATTCCTTTTCAGTAGCCATTGCTGCTCATACGGGTATTGGCACTTTACCTATTTTATATTTTGGGACCGAGGAACAAAAACAAAAATATATACCCAAACTGATTACCGGCGAATGGGCAGGTGCCTATGGTTTAACTGAGCCGAATGCAGGTAGTGACGCACTAAGCTCAAAAACAACCGCCAAATTGAGTGAAGACGGGAAACATTATATCCTGAACGGGCAAAAATGCTGGATCACCAATGGCGGATTTGCGCAGGTATATACTGTTTTTGCCAGGGTAGTTGGCGAGGATGGACAGGCTGGATTTACCGGCTTTATTGTAGAAAGGGGTACAGAGGGTTTTACCAACGGACCCGAAGAGCATAAGATGGGTATAAAAGGATCCTCTACGGTACAGCTCTATTTCCAGGACGCCAAAGTACCGGTTGAAAACGTGCTGGGCGAAATTGGTAAAGGGCATAAGATCGCATTCAATATATTGAATATAGGACGCTTAAAGCTTTGCGCAGCAGCATTAGGAGGCGCTAAAATGGCATTTGAGATCTCAGTTCAATATGCCAAAACCCGGGAACAGTTTAAACAACCCATTGCGAACTTCGGCGCTATCAAGCACAAAATTGCAGAAATGGCCATCCGTATTTTCGCAGCAGAATCAGCTCTATATCGTACTGCCAAATGGATTGATGAGTGGGAGAAAAAACTATTAGAAGAGGGCAAACCTTTTAATGAATCATTGCTGGGGGCTGCCGAAGAATATGCGATAGAATGTGCGATATTGAAAGTGTATGGCAGCGAGTTGCTCGACTTTGTAGTAGATGAAGGCGTACAGATACATGGCGGAAATGGCTTTAGCGCTGAGTACAATATTTCGCGGGCTTACCGCGATAGCCGCATCAATCGCATTTATGAAGGAACTAACGAGATCAACCGTTTGCTGACACTGGATATGACGCTAAAACGAGCCATGCAAGGGCGTTTGAACCTGATGGGGCCGGCCATGGAAGTACAAAAAGAACTGATGAGCATACCCGATTTCGGAGATGGGGATGAAACACCTTTTACCGCCGAAAGAAAACTGATCGCTAATTTTAAAAAAGCCATACTGATGGTTTCAGGAGCAGCCGTACAAAAATTAATGATGCAGATTGAAAGCGAACAGGAAGTATTGATGAATATTGCGGATATGGCTATTCAAACCTTTCACGCTGAAAGCACCTTATTGCGGGTAATGAAAATAGCTGAAGAGAAGGGAATTGAGAAAGCAGCTCTTCATATCGATATCATGCAAACCTACCTGTACGATGCCGCTGATACTATTAATAAAAGCGGGAAGGATGCCGTCAATGCATTTGCCGAAGGTGACGAACACCGCATGATATTAATGGGGCTGAAACGCTTTACTAAAGCAGGGCCGTTTAATGCAAAGGCTGCCCGTAGAAGGATTGCGGACGCCGCTTTAAATTCGGGTAAGTATCATTTTTAA
- a CDS encoding TlpA family protein disulfide reductase, giving the protein MNLDKFEVIVNDGINRFSFTPKERKYWRGKLYAPFAYLEVMYSNNDSTYLFKQCFFKEKDCYINIIKSVDENEYFSIDETRSSNITSYAEVGGAALDSFTKVQFDIWRKFVLDNNPKIGKDAEVTQKLMALSDSMLFRRLAFIKSYPSLYISSWIFSTVIAKSDKIAAETLLKLYNDLMPDSYKNTRAGMYTEDLIQNKINIASKAQFPTFSVVDTKGNLIESLHLRGKYVLVQIWASWCKPCIEELPMLTAIHNKYKEAGLELISFSIDEDSTAFKKAIDKYAMNWKQILDSQLYNSLGGGGIPKIYLLDKLGVVIYDRESAKDFDLVLLSKLLSERLDN; this is encoded by the coding sequence TTGAATCTTGACAAATTTGAGGTTATCGTTAATGATGGGATAAACAGGTTTTCTTTTACGCCGAAGGAAAGAAAATATTGGAGGGGCAAATTATATGCTCCTTTCGCTTACTTAGAAGTAATGTATTCCAACAATGACAGCACCTACCTTTTTAAGCAATGCTTTTTTAAAGAAAAAGATTGCTACATTAACATCATAAAATCGGTAGATGAAAATGAGTATTTTTCGATAGATGAAACACGGTCCAGTAATATAACCAGCTATGCTGAAGTGGGTGGCGCAGCCTTAGATAGTTTCACCAAAGTACAGTTCGACATTTGGCGAAAGTTTGTGCTTGATAATAATCCTAAGATCGGAAAAGATGCCGAAGTGACTCAAAAGTTGATGGCACTGTCAGACTCGATGCTTTTCAGGAGATTGGCATTTATCAAATCCTATCCTTCCCTTTACATTTCATCATGGATCTTTAGCACTGTTATCGCAAAGTCAGATAAAATTGCCGCCGAAACCCTTTTAAAGCTATATAATGATTTGATGCCGGATAGTTATAAAAACACCAGGGCTGGTATGTACACAGAAGATTTGATTCAAAATAAAATAAACATTGCATCTAAAGCTCAATTCCCAACATTTTCAGTTGTCGACACAAAAGGGAATTTAATTGAATCGCTTCATCTCAGGGGAAAATACGTTCTAGTACAGATTTGGGCATCCTGGTGTAAACCATGTATTGAAGAGTTGCCGATGTTAACTGCAATCCATAACAAGTACAAAGAGGCGGGCCTGGAACTCATTTCTTTTAGTATCGATGAGGATTCAACTGCCTTTAAAAAGGCAATCGATAAATACGCCATGAACTGGAAACAGATACTGGACAGCCAACTCTATAATTCTTTAGGTGGGGGAGGCATACCAAAAATTTACTTGCTCGACAAATTAGGTGTCGTTATTTATGATCGTGAATCAGCAAAAGATTTCGATTTAGTTTTATTGAGCAAGCTGCTATCCGAGCGATTGGATAACTGA
- a CDS encoding glycosyltransferase, with translation MIFLFVAILLLWVLYAVVILYYNTNWGAIPEYAPRNIIIPSTTFSIIIPARNEAHNIGALLDSILSQTYSRDLFEVIVVDDHSTDATAAIVDGYEGVRLIQLKEDHINSYKKKAIETGIAAAKNEWIVCTDADCMVSPDWLNVFASFIDDKNPVFVAAPVSFIAGASKGKKESVLYIFQALDFLTLQGITGASVAGKKHNMCNGANLAYKREVFYEVEGFKGIDTIASGDDMLLMHKIWKRYPEQIGYLKSKEAIVETEAAPTWKSFFNQRIRWASKATSYDDKRIFIVLLLVYLFNCSFPALLILSVFNIIYLYAFLIFIVLKTLVEVSFVEKVSRFFNRRHLLKYFFFFQPLHIGYTIISGFLGTFGSYEWKGRTVK, from the coding sequence ATGATTTTCTTATTCGTGGCTATTTTATTATTGTGGGTTTTATATGCGGTAGTGATCCTTTATTACAATACTAACTGGGGAGCTATACCCGAGTATGCCCCCAGAAATATCATAATACCAAGTACTACGTTTTCAATTATTATTCCGGCGAGAAATGAGGCCCATAATATCGGTGCATTGCTCGATAGCATTTTGTCACAAACCTACTCGCGCGATTTATTTGAAGTGATCGTAGTAGATGATCATTCAACAGACGCAACAGCTGCCATAGTGGATGGATACGAAGGCGTGAGACTAATACAGCTAAAAGAAGATCATATTAATTCTTATAAGAAAAAGGCTATCGAAACCGGTATTGCAGCCGCCAAAAACGAATGGATCGTGTGTACCGACGCAGACTGTATGGTTAGTCCGGACTGGCTGAATGTATTTGCCTCTTTTATCGACGATAAAAATCCGGTCTTTGTAGCTGCCCCGGTTAGCTTTATTGCAGGTGCTTCAAAGGGGAAAAAAGAATCAGTTTTGTATATTTTCCAGGCATTGGATTTTTTAACGTTGCAGGGTATCACCGGGGCTTCTGTTGCGGGCAAAAAGCACAATATGTGTAACGGGGCGAACCTGGCTTATAAACGGGAAGTGTTTTATGAGGTAGAGGGGTTTAAAGGAATTGATACGATTGCGTCGGGCGATGACATGCTCTTGATGCATAAAATATGGAAGCGATATCCTGAGCAGATCGGATACCTCAAATCAAAAGAAGCCATAGTAGAGACAGAAGCAGCGCCTACCTGGAAATCTTTTTTCAACCAGCGCATCCGGTGGGCCAGTAAGGCCACCAGTTATGATGACAAAAGAATTTTTATCGTTTTGTTACTGGTGTACCTTTTCAATTGTTCTTTTCCCGCACTTTTAATATTGTCGGTTTTCAATATTATATACCTGTATGCTTTTTTAATTTTTATTGTATTGAAAACCTTGGTCGAGGTATCTTTTGTAGAAAAAGTAAGCCGTTTTTTTAATCGCCGCCATCTTTTAAAATATTTCTTCTTTTTTCAGCCGCTCCATATTGGATATACAATTATTTCCGGTTTTCTGGGAACCTTCGGAAGTTATGAGTGGAAGGGGAGGACGGTAAAATGA
- a CDS encoding ABC transporter ATP-binding protein — protein MITIHNLHFSYKKKKIFNGLSLSFSPGHIYGLLGKNGTGKSTLLKNIMGSLFPSQGSINVLGYQPGKRQPAFLQDAFIVPEEFYLPDVAIEKFVSCNAPFYPRFSRPQFNTYLQEFDIPLENSLQQMSYGQKKKVLISFALACNTSILLMDEPSNGLDIMSKSQFRKVIAGAIDDNKCVIISTHQVKDLENLIDRITIIDEGNILFDQTIDDISSKLSFRISFDDEETKKAFYKEESLKGNVIVAPNTYAEESKIDLELLYKAVVTNGNNVNTVFKNQP, from the coding sequence ATGATAACGATCCATAACCTGCATTTTTCCTACAAAAAGAAGAAGATCTTTAACGGTCTTTCTTTGTCATTTTCGCCGGGGCATATTTATGGCTTGCTGGGTAAAAACGGCACCGGTAAATCTACCTTGTTAAAGAACATTATGGGCTCTTTATTCCCCAGCCAGGGCAGTATTAACGTATTGGGATATCAACCGGGCAAGCGGCAACCCGCGTTTTTACAGGATGCGTTTATAGTGCCAGAGGAATTTTATTTACCCGATGTGGCTATTGAAAAATTTGTATCCTGCAATGCGCCGTTTTATCCCAGGTTTTCCAGGCCGCAGTTCAACACCTATTTGCAGGAGTTCGACATTCCCCTGGAGAACAGCCTGCAGCAAATGAGCTATGGTCAGAAAAAGAAAGTATTGATCAGTTTTGCCCTGGCTTGCAATACTTCGATCCTTTTAATGGATGAACCTTCAAACGGACTGGATATTATGAGTAAAAGCCAGTTTAGAAAGGTGATTGCAGGGGCCATTGATGATAATAAATGTGTGATCATCAGCACCCACCAGGTAAAAGACCTCGAAAACCTGATAGACCGGATCACCATTATTGATGAGGGGAATATTTTATTTGATCAGACCATTGATGACATTAGCTCTAAACTGTCATTTAGAATCTCATTTGATGATGAAGAAACAAAGAAAGCTTTTTATAAAGAAGAGTCCTTAAAAGGCAATGTGATTGTAGCACCTAATACCTACGCAGAAGAGTCTAAAATAGACCTGGAATTGTTGTACAAAGCGGTTGTAACCAACGGCAATAATGTTAATACTGTATTCAAAAATCAACCATAA
- the epsC gene encoding serine O-acetyltransferase EpsC yields MSEDFIKFLFNRNSRCFSGFPDKGAVESFIDELYTVLFLPNDIDHKCEAQLRDQFTSLKDKFSHLLQDVIQDPQAIQDIRDGYFESLPSLFTLLLKDAEALLQSDPAAKSLEEVMAAYPGFYATAVYRLSHQLHELEVPVLPRLFSEYAHGKTGIDIHPGATIGHSFSIDHGTGVVIGETSLIGNHVKIYQGVTLGALSVAKTLATTKRHPTIEDNVVIYSGATILGGNTVIGKDSIIGGNVWLTNSVPNNSVVYHKSEVNVKDLLPPEENILNFVI; encoded by the coding sequence ATGAGTGAAGATTTTATCAAGTTTTTGTTTAATAGAAATTCCAGGTGCTTTTCTGGCTTCCCCGATAAGGGCGCGGTAGAAAGTTTTATCGATGAATTGTATACCGTACTGTTTCTCCCGAATGATATTGATCATAAATGCGAGGCACAGTTAAGAGACCAGTTTACATCGTTAAAAGATAAGTTTAGCCATTTGCTGCAGGATGTGATACAGGATCCCCAGGCGATACAGGATATAAGAGATGGCTATTTCGAATCGCTGCCATCCCTCTTTACCCTGCTATTGAAAGATGCTGAAGCCCTTCTGCAGTCAGACCCTGCTGCAAAATCGCTCGAAGAAGTAATGGCTGCTTATCCCGGATTTTACGCTACAGCAGTCTATCGCTTATCGCATCAGTTACACGAGCTGGAAGTACCGGTATTGCCCCGTCTTTTCAGCGAGTACGCTCATGGTAAAACAGGCATCGATATCCACCCCGGCGCCACAATAGGTCATTCTTTCAGTATTGATCATGGTACCGGTGTTGTAATTGGAGAAACATCCCTGATAGGCAACCATGTAAAAATTTACCAGGGTGTAACCCTTGGTGCGTTAAGCGTAGCTAAAACACTGGCTACCACCAAGCGACATCCTACTATTGAAGATAATGTAGTCATTTACTCGGGCGCCACGATACTGGGTGGTAATACGGTTATCGGAAAAGACAGTATCATAGGCGGTAATGTGTGGTTAACCAACAGTGTACCAAATAATTCCGTGGTTTATCATAAAAGCGAGGTGAATGTAAAAGACCTGCTGCCACCTGAAGAAAATATTTTGAATTTTGTAATCTGA
- a CDS encoding GntR family transcriptional regulator, whose amino-acid sequence MQFDNNAQAIYLQIADYVCEKILLKEWPPDAKIPSVRDLAMQLEVNPNTVARSYDFLKQQDIIQDKRGIGYFITTEGLKTATAYRKQEFMEKELPSFFRNMYLLGIEPEDLKQKYEKFKKQYA is encoded by the coding sequence ATGCAATTTGATAATAATGCACAGGCCATTTATTTACAAATAGCCGACTATGTGTGTGAAAAAATACTATTGAAGGAATGGCCGCCCGATGCCAAGATCCCAAGCGTACGCGATCTGGCAATGCAGCTGGAAGTGAACCCCAACACGGTAGCGAGGTCTTATGATTTTCTGAAACAACAGGATATCATACAGGATAAAAGAGGCATTGGTTATTTTATCACTACCGAGGGGTTAAAGACGGCCACCGCTTACCGCAAGCAGGAGTTTATGGAGAAAGAGTTACCATCGTTCTTTAGAAATATGTACCTGCTGGGAATAGAGCCGGAGGACCTCAAACAGAAATACGAAAAATTTAAGAAACAGTACGCCTAA
- a CDS encoding MarR family winged helix-turn-helix transcriptional regulator: MPNNHFKKSELYSFITGIASTAIARRLQKKFNNADLNLTIEQWSVLYHLWKEDGISQQDLCQATFRDKPSMTRLVDNLEKAGLVTRIASKTDRRKNLVYLTEKAKAIQDQCHGFAAETVEEALAGVSLADIEICKVVLKQVYDNLK; the protein is encoded by the coding sequence ATGCCAAACAACCATTTTAAGAAAAGTGAGCTGTATAGCTTTATAACAGGAATTGCAAGCACGGCCATAGCAAGACGATTACAGAAGAAGTTTAATAACGCGGATTTGAATCTGACTATAGAGCAATGGAGCGTACTCTATCATTTATGGAAGGAAGATGGCATTAGCCAGCAGGATCTTTGCCAGGCAACGTTTAGAGACAAGCCCAGCATGACCCGGCTGGTAGACAACCTGGAAAAAGCGGGCCTGGTAACAAGGATTGCTTCAAAAACAGACCGCCGTAAAAACCTGGTGTATTTAACTGAGAAGGCAAAAGCCATCCAGGATCAGTGCCATGGATTTGCCGCTGAAACTGTTGAAGAAGCTCTGGCCGGAGTAAGTTTAGCTGATATTGAAATTTGTAAAGTGGTGCTGAAGCAGGTCTATGACAATTTAAAATAA
- a CDS encoding ABC transporter ATP-binding protein, which produces MFSIEASNLAYRFGNGQPVLNNVTLQVPERSIYGFLGPNGAGKTTTLKLILGLIRKQQGSVKILGEDFSQNRISILGKVGSLIESPSVYSQLSATDNLKVYQNVYKVTQSRIKEVLNMVGLGAAGRKKAGQFSLGMKQRLAIAVALLHNPSLLILDEPTNGLDPNGIVEIREMLQQLNRDRGTTIVVSSHLLSEIDRMATHIGLIHQGMMLFEGTMSELRAKKSRTSSVIYRISNMEKAEDIFSQKGIVCERSEGAIKIPFQQKEITAQLIRDLVLEHIDVYEVAVEADDLETIFMQTITG; this is translated from the coding sequence ATGTTTTCTATTGAAGCTTCCAACCTGGCATACCGGTTTGGAAACGGGCAACCCGTGCTCAATAATGTGACTTTGCAGGTGCCGGAAAGATCCATTTATGGCTTTTTAGGTCCTAACGGCGCAGGAAAAACAACCACGCTGAAGCTTATCCTGGGTTTGATCCGTAAGCAGCAGGGATCGGTAAAAATACTGGGTGAAGATTTTAGTCAAAACCGGATAAGTATTCTTGGTAAAGTAGGCAGTTTGATTGAATCACCCTCTGTTTATAGTCAGCTTTCGGCAACTGATAATTTAAAGGTTTACCAAAATGTATATAAGGTCACGCAGTCGAGAATCAAGGAAGTTCTTAATATGGTGGGGCTTGGAGCTGCAGGTAGAAAAAAGGCCGGACAGTTTTCATTGGGTATGAAGCAACGATTGGCTATTGCAGTTGCCTTGCTTCATAATCCATCGTTATTGATCCTCGATGAGCCTACTAATGGTCTTGATCCCAACGGCATCGTTGAAATACGTGAAATGCTGCAGCAACTGAACCGGGATCGTGGAACGACCATTGTAGTATCCAGTCATTTGCTTTCTGAGATCGATAGGATGGCTACGCATATAGGCTTGATACACCAGGGGATGATGTTGTTTGAAGGGACGATGAGCGAGCTCAGAGCAAAAAAAAGCAGGACATCTTCCGTTATTTACAGGATTAGCAACATGGAAAAAGCGGAAGATATATTTTCCCAAAAAGGAATCGTCTGTGAAAGATCTGAGGGTGCTATTAAAATTCCCTTTCAGCAAAAGGAAATAACGGCACAACTTATCCGCGATCTTGTTCTGGAGCATATTGACGTGTACGAAGTTGCAGTTGAAGCCGATGATTTGGAAACCATATTTATGCAAACTATAACCGGATAA
- a CDS encoding ABC transporter permease, which translates to MSSIFKNPAWKRLKKNKGAMAGLVVIIIAVFAAVFCYFIAPDGSPYSNRIILEIGGEKPGAKKQFLQVKKDAYEPPDFFEELFYGQPDAYHFMPINQYSIKGDSIIAEKYIDEGVSERVSYPKTALADKPVSTKTYWVGTDSYGRDILSRLIVGTRVSLSVGLITVIISISIGLILGSLAGFYRGKTDDLIMWFINVIWSIPTLLLVFAITLALGKGFWQVFIAVGLTMWVNVARLVRGQVLAVRELEYVEAARALGFRNIRIIAIHIWPNIVGPVLVIAAANFASAIVIEAGLSFLGVGVQPPMPSWGLMIKENYNFIITQNPMLALAPGFAIMILVLAFNLLGNGLRDALNVKGKL; encoded by the coding sequence ATGAGCAGCATATTTAAGAACCCCGCCTGGAAAAGGCTTAAAAAGAACAAGGGCGCGATGGCCGGGCTGGTGGTAATCATCATTGCTGTTTTTGCCGCTGTATTCTGCTATTTTATTGCACCAGACGGATCGCCTTATTCCAACAGGATCATTCTTGAAATAGGAGGTGAAAAACCGGGCGCTAAAAAACAATTCCTGCAGGTTAAAAAAGACGCCTATGAGCCTCCGGATTTTTTCGAAGAACTATTTTACGGGCAGCCAGATGCGTATCATTTTATGCCCATCAACCAATACAGTATAAAAGGGGATAGCATTATTGCGGAAAAATACATTGACGAGGGCGTGAGCGAGCGGGTCAGTTATCCAAAAACCGCTCTTGCTGATAAGCCTGTAAGCACGAAAACCTATTGGGTAGGAACGGATAGTTATGGGCGCGATATATTAAGCAGGTTGATCGTTGGTACAAGGGTGAGCCTTAGTGTAGGATTGATCACTGTGATCATCTCCATTAGCATCGGGCTTATATTAGGATCGCTTGCAGGATTTTACAGGGGGAAGACCGATGATTTGATTATGTGGTTTATCAACGTAATATGGAGTATACCCACGCTATTGCTGGTATTTGCCATTACACTGGCGCTGGGTAAAGGTTTTTGGCAGGTATTTATAGCAGTGGGGCTTACTATGTGGGTGAATGTGGCGCGTTTGGTACGCGGACAGGTATTGGCCGTACGGGAGCTTGAGTATGTAGAAGCGGCCAGGGCATTGGGTTTCAGAAATATCAGGATTATTGCGATACATATCTGGCCCAATATTGTAGGACCCGTATTGGTAATTGCTGCAGCTAATTTTGCTTCCGCTATAGTAATTGAAGCGGGCCTGAGCTTCCTGGGCGTTGGGGTACAGCCGCCCATGCCCAGCTGGGGACTGATGATCAAAGAAAACTACAACTTCATCATCACTCAAAACCCTATGCTGGCGCTGGCTCCCGGCTTTGCCATTATGATATTGGTACTGGCGTTTAACCTGTTGGGAAACGGGCTAAGAGATGCGCTGAATGTAAAAGGAAAGCTGTAA
- a CDS encoding ABC transporter permease: MATFVNAIRSEWLKTKSSAASWLCIVGGFLIPLIYCINFFRTGKSINGETHPDIWQVYFKQLWMSMSFFLLPMGVMLAASLIAQVEFRNNTWKQLNATPQKYSTIYAAKLSVLLLMTLKFFLYFNIGVILSAVIPCLVYDHRFPDQAIPWSHFLELNGYYLLSCIPIVTLQYIISFRIKNFMVPLGIGLGGVVITLIAFKWRYIYFSPYVYSMLYAREGRASTNTVIVYSAAYSLLFAVAGYGVYVFQKIKG; the protein is encoded by the coding sequence GTGGCAACATTTGTAAACGCAATACGCAGTGAGTGGCTGAAAACAAAAAGCAGTGCAGCATCATGGTTATGTATAGTTGGCGGTTTCCTGATTCCGCTGATTTATTGCATTAACTTTTTCCGCACGGGTAAAAGCATCAATGGAGAAACACACCCGGATATATGGCAGGTATATTTTAAACAGCTTTGGATGAGTATGTCTTTCTTCCTGCTCCCAATGGGCGTAATGCTGGCTGCCAGTCTGATAGCACAGGTGGAATTCAGGAATAATACCTGGAAGCAGCTCAATGCGACCCCACAAAAGTATAGTACCATTTATGCAGCTAAGTTGTCTGTATTACTGCTGATGACATTAAAGTTCTTTTTGTATTTTAACATAGGTGTTATCCTTTCTGCAGTCATCCCCTGCCTGGTTTATGATCATCGATTCCCTGATCAGGCCATACCCTGGTCTCATTTTCTTGAATTAAATGGATACTATTTGCTTTCCTGCATTCCTATTGTTACGCTTCAATATATAATCAGCTTTCGTATAAAGAATTTTATGGTTCCCCTGGGAATTGGCCTGGGGGGAGTCGTCATTACGCTTATTGCATTTAAATGGAGATACATCTACTTCAGCCCGTACGTTTATAGTATGCTTTATGCAAGGGAGGGACGTGCCTCCACAAATACTGTTATTGTATATTCGGCCGCTTATTCTTTATTGTTCGCTG